In Paenibacillus durus, the DNA window GTCCCGGATTTTGAAGGAAATGGGCTACTAAAGTGTTCATGATGCACGATTGAAACCAAGGAGGAAATACAATGTCACTGGATAAGCAAAAGAAGAAAGAGCTGGCCTCGGCATACGCGCAGTCGTTTCGGCCGATGGGTGTTTACCAGATACGAAATGTGAAGAACGGTAAAATTCTGGTGCTCGGCAGCATGGATCTAACCGGGGCAAGAAACCGGCTTGAATTTCTGCAGCAGACGAATATTAACAGCATCAATGAACTAAAGCAGGACTGGAAGGAATACGGCGGCGACAGCTTCGTATTTGAAGAACTGGATCAAATTAAGCCGCGTGAGGAAATCTTGAACGACATTTCGGAGTTAAATGAGTATCAGGAAGAAGTGGATGCGCTGCTTGAGCTGTGGATTGAGAAGCTGCAGCCCTTTGGGGACAAGGGATACAATAAACCGAAGCGGAAATAATTCTGCCGAAGCCTCCCGGCCCGGGTGACAGCTTACCCGCAACGCAAAAAGGGCTGCACCAGGTCATCTTCATGACTTGTGAGCAGCCCTTAGCAGTTACGGACAGCGAATGACTCCCTGGTAAGGAGTACGAGAGGAGATTGGAAGTCAGGCCATGTTTCTTACTGCTGCGGAGCGGCGGTTAGTATATGCGTATACTTGATGATTTCATGTCCCGTATTATACGTAAAAGTCAGTGTATCTCCGCTCCGTCCGGCAAACCGGAGAAAATCCCCCAAAAACCACGGATCGCCTTCCTCGATTTCCCGCTGCCGATCCGCATCGAAAAATTCCCGGTACAGCAGCGTGCTTGCTCCGGTCGAGCGGTCGACAAGTGTCAGCAATCCGGTATTGGAAGGACGGATCAGCGCGATATCCGAATAGAAGGCTTCTACGTGATAGAGCGTATCGGCGTTTTGGGTGGC includes these proteins:
- a CDS encoding GIY-YIG nuclease family protein, giving the protein MSLDKQKKKELASAYAQSFRPMGVYQIRNVKNGKILVLGSMDLTGARNRLEFLQQTNINSINELKQDWKEYGGDSFVFEELDQIKPREEILNDISELNEYQEEVDALLELWIEKLQPFGDKGYNKPKRK